A genomic segment from Octopus sinensis linkage group LG4, ASM634580v1, whole genome shotgun sequence encodes:
- the LOC115210564 gene encoding uncharacterized protein LOC115210564: MLGIRTAPKENLNTSSAEMMYGAPLTVPDFLPNTNSDLDVKRYLAQLRDSVGQLRLIPMSTHGTPKSSVPNDLRTANFVFVRRDTRRKPLQSRYDGPYQVEHPGDKTFQLLIGGRQATVSIDRLKPAHLVINIRIKVAQPPNRSRPRQITPALDKEQSPKNR, from the coding sequence ATGCTGGGAATCCGCACTGCCCCCAAAGAAAATCTCAACACGTCCTCTGCGGAAATGATGTACGGTGCTCCCCTTACAGTGCCAGATTTCCTTCCGAATACGAATTCAGACCTGGATGTCAAAAGGTACCTCGCTCAACTAAGAGATAGCGTGGGTCAGTTGCGCCTTATTCCCATGTCGACACACGGTACACCCAAATCGTCCGTACCAAATGACCTCCGCACGGCTAACTTTGTGTTCGTTCGACGTGACACACGACGAAAACCCCTTCAGTCACGCTACGATGGTCCATATCAAGTCGAACATCCAGGAGATAAAACATTCCAACTCCTAATTGGTGGACGACAAGCCACAGTCTCCATCGATAGATTGAAACCGGCCCATCTTGTTATTAACATCCGCATCAAGGTGGCCCAACCACCAAACAGGAGCCGTCCTAGACAGATCACACCAGCCCTTGACAAGGAACAGTCACCAAAGAATCGATAA